CCGAGGACACGCGCCAGGACCGCGGCACCCTGCGCATCGCAAACTACCGCGGCGTGCACCGGCTCAACAAGGACCCCGATGGTCGCGTGGCGTGCGTGGCGTGCTTCATGTGCAGCACGGCCTGCCCGGCGCAGTGTATCCACATCGAGGCCGGCGAATCGCCGTGGCCAGACCGCGAGAAGTACCCGGTCAAGTTCGAGATCGACGAGTTGCGGTGCATCTATTGCGGGATGTGCGAGGAAGCCTGCCCGGTCGATGCGATCGAGCTGACGCCGCATTATGAATTGGTGGGCCGCACGCGAGCGGAGATGATCTTCGACAAGGAGAAGCTGCTGCAGGTTTACGAGGAGACGAAGGCGTCCAAGCCGCGCAAGAACCCGCCGATCACGGATTACGGCCTGACCGGTGGCCAGAGCAGGGACGTGGCGCAGCCGAACACACATTCGAAGGTGTAGCGCACGGCCGGTGCTGGCCGTGGCCACGCCGATCGGGTAGAAGCAAGGGCTCATGCGGCGTGGGCCGCGAATGACGGCGCGGGTGATGCCGTCAGCGAGTGGAAACCGGAGAGTATGCCGAGCCTGCTGATTCTGTCGCTGGTGCTGGGTGCGATCGGCCTGTTCCTGGTCATGCCGGGCGGGCGGACGGGCCGCGCGCGGGTGGGGCTGGTGACGCTGGCGGCGGCGGGCGGGGCGCTGGCGGCGGGGGCGGTGGGGCTGTGTGCGGGGCAGGACGGGCGCGGCCTCTTTGCGGGCTGCGCGCTGGTGGCGTTGTTCGCGGCGGTTCGGGTGATCACGCACAAGCGGCCGGTCTACAGCGCCTTGTATTTCGTACTGCTGGTCGTGGCGGTGGCGGCGCTGCTGCTGCTGATGGACGCGGAATTCCTGGCGGCGGCGTTGATCATCATCTACGCCGGCGCAATCCTCGTGACGTACATCTTCGTCATCATGCTGGCACAGCAGTCGCGGCCGGCGCCGTACGACGCGAAGGCCCGTGAGCCGTTCTGGGGCTGCTTGGCGGGGTTTGCGCTGCTGGCGCTGCTCGCGGTGCGGCTGTTCAGTGGCACGGCGGCGATGCCGGCGACGGTGCTGGCCGGGACGGTGGAGGGGGTTGGGACGCGACTGCTGACCGAGTACGTAATCGGGATTCAACTGGCCGGGCTGCTCCTGCTGGCGGCGCTGGTGGGGGCGATCGCGATTGCCCGCCGGCGGCCGGCGAATGAAACGTTGCCAGAGGGGGATGAATGATGCTGGTTCCATACCTACTGCTCGGCGCGGTGCTGTTCAGCCTGGGGCTGATCGGCTTCGTGACGCGCCGCAACCTGATCATCATGTTCCTGTGCACGGAAATGATGTTTCAGGGCATCATCGTCAACCTGGTGGCGCTCGGGCGTTATCCGCTGCACGGCCAGCCGACGCTGGACGGTCAGGTCTTCGCGCTGTTCCTGATCGCCGTCGCGGCGGCGGAGGCGGCGCTGGGCCTGGCGCTGGTTGTGCTCTTGTATCGGTATCGTGGGACGCTGGATGCGGGTGCGTGGTCGGCCCTGAAGGACGAGTGAGACACGGTGCTGCTGGCTGAAACACACTGGCTGCCCGCCAAGCTCTACGCGACGCTGCCGTTCTGGCCGTTGCTGGGCGCGATTCTCGCCGGCTTGTTGGTCGCGCTGCGGCAGAGGCCGGAGCGGGCGCACTGGCCGGTCGTGCTGGGGGTGGCGGTGTCCGCGGTGCTGGGCGTGACCCTGTTTCTCGACCTGGGCCAGCACACCCAACCCTCCCTCTCGGGCGGCGAGCCAGGAGTCCGGGCAGCCGCGGCCGCGCCCGCGTTTGTCGTCGCGGAACCGACGCGTGACGCAGTGCCCCGTCCCGGCTTCGCGTACACGCTCTACCACTGGATCAGCCTCGGCGATCGGGAAAGCCTGCAGAGCGGCCATTGGATCAGCGTTAATTTCTACGGCGACGGCCTGACGGGCATCATGCTGCTGTTCGTCACGGTGGTCTCCCTTATCATCGTCATCTACTCGATCGGCTACATGCGCGATCATCATGGGCACCCCGAGCGTGGCTACGAGCGATTCTTTGCGTTTCTTGGCCTGTTCGTGTTCTCGATGATCACGCTGGTGATGGCCGGGAACTTCGTGCTGCTCTACCTCGGCTGGGAGCTCGTTGGCCTGTGCAGCTATTTGCTGATCGGCTTCTACTACGGCAAGCCATCGGCCGCCGCCGCCGCGAAGAAAGCGTTCATCGTCAACCGTATCGGTGACTTCGGTTTCGCGCTGGGCATCTTCGCGCTGTACTGGTTCCTGAAGGGCCATGTGCAATCGGGGGAGAACCCGCTGGATTACGCGGTGGTCTTCAAGTACGCGCGCCACCTGGCTGAGCACCAGGTCGCGGGCATGTCGCAGGCGACGCTGGTTTCGCTGCTGTTGATGTGCGGCGCGGTGGGTAAGAGTGCCCAGTTCCCGCTGTACGTGTGGCTACCCGATGCGATGGAAGGCCCGACGCCGGTGTCGGCCCTGATCCACGCCGCGACGATGGTGACCGCGGGCATCTACATGGTGGCCCGCTGCACGCCGATCTTCGCGCAGTCGGCGGTCGCGCTCGACGTGGTGCTGACGCTGGGGGTGATCGGGGCGGTGCTGACGGCGACGATGGCGCTGGCGCAGCACGACATGAAGCGCATCCTGGCGTACTCAACTATCAGCCAGCTCGCGTTCATGTTCGTCGCGCTGGGCTGTCGTGTGCCGGATTCGGCCGTCTTTCACGTCTTCACGCACGCGTGGTTCAAGGCGCTGCTGTTCCTGGGAGCCGGCAGCGTGATGCACGCGATGGGCGGCGTGATCGACGTGCGCCGGTTCAGCGGCCTGCGGCACGTGTTGCCCCGCACGTACGGGACGATGCTGGTTGGCTGCCTGGCGCTGGCGGGCTTCCCGCTGCTGGCGGGGTTCTGGAGCAAGGACGAGATCGTCCACGCGGCGTTCGAGCGTCACACGGTCGTCGGCGTCATCATGCTGCTGACCGCCGGCCTGACTGCGTATTACACGTTCCGCATGTTCTTCCTGTGCTTCCACGGCAAGCTGCGCCTGCCGGACGAGGCGGGGGCGCATGTGCACGAGTCGCCCGGGGTCATGACGGTACCGCTGATGCTGCTGGCCGTCGGCGCGGTGTGCGCGGGTTATCTCGGCGTGATGCTCGCGCCAGGGTCGGGCGAAGCCTTTCTGGGCGTGTTCCAGCCGCACGGCTTCTTCCACGCGTATCTGGGGCACAGCACAATCGGCCACCCGGAGCACGGCCATGGCGGAATGTGGCTGATGTACTTGTCAGCGGTTGTGGCGCTGGCCGGCATCGGCTTGGCGTGGCTGCGCTTCGGCTCCGCGCCGCAGACCGAACCCGACCAGCAGTTGCTCGGGCGGGTGTGGAACCTGTGGAACGCGAAGTACTACGTGGATGAGATTTATGACGCCGTGTTCGTGCGGCCGCTCCGCAACCTGGGGCGGTTGTTCTTCGGCACGGACAACTACGGGGTGGACGGCATAGTGTGGTTCGTGGCGGCGGTGCCGCGCGGGCTGGCGTTCGGGCTGCATTTCATACAGCGCGGCATGCTGCAGACGTACGCGGTCGGCATGGCCCTCGGTGTGGTCGTGCTGCTGCTGATATGGACTTGGGTGAGCTGACATCGTGTATGACGGTGATGTGTTGTGCAGGATGGTACGGGCGTCCCGCCCGTCGGCAGAACTGGCCGGAGCCCCGTACCACTCATCCGGGCGGAGAATGACGTAACGCGCATGGCGGCTTTGGGACTCAACCTGCTGATCTTCCTCCCGCTGCTGGCGGCGGTCGCCGTGTGGGCGCTGCCGGAGCGGCGCGCGGGGGTCGCGCCGAAGCTGTCCCTGGCGGTCGGGTTTGTGACGCTGCTGATCGCGGCGGGGCTGTTCGTGGAGATGCCGGCGGCGCTGCGCGGCGCGGACGGCGGGCGGGCACTGATCGGCGAAACGAAGGCCGAATGGATTGCGGTGGGCACGCGCAGCGACGCCGGCGGCGACCTGCTCAGCGGCGTGCTGTTGCGCTATCACATCGGCCTGGACGCCATCAGCATGCCGCTGGTCGCACTGACCGGCCTGCTGGTGCCGCTATCCATCTGGTGCAGCTTCGCGGCGATTCGTACGCGGGTGCGCGAGTACTACGCGTGGCTGCTGGCGCTGACCGCCGGCATGTTCGGCGTGTTCGCCGCCCGCGACGTGCTGCTGTTTTACGTGTTCTTCGAGTTCACGCTGGTGCCGCTGTATTTCCTGATCGGCATTTGGGGCGGACCGCAGCGGCGGTACGCGGCCAACAAGTTCTTCCTGTTCACGTTCGTCGGTAGCGTGTTGACGTTCGCGGGCATCATGTATCTCGCGCTGCGGGCGGCGCAGATCGCGCACAGCGACGTGCTGGATTTTGATCTCATGCGGCTTTCGTCGCTGGCCCTGGGGCAACTCAGCGCGACGGAACAGTCGCTGCTGTTCATCGCCTTCTTCTGCGGCTTCGCGATCAAGGTCCCGCTGTTCCCGCTGCACACGTGGCTGCCGCTGGCGCACACCGAGGCGCCGACCGCCGGCAGCGTGCTGCTGGCCGGCGTTCTGCTGAAGCTCGGCACGTACGGCTTTTTGCGCTTCAGCCTGCCGATGGTGCCACAGGGGGCGCTGGCGTGGGCGCAGGTCATGGGTGGCCTGGCGATCGCCGGCATCATCTACGGGGCGCTGTGCTGCTGGGTGCAGCGCGACGTGAAGAAGCTGGTCGCGTATTCGTCCGTGTCACACCTGGGCTTCTGCATGCTCGGCATGTTCAGCCTGCTGCCCGTGGGCCTGAGCGGCTCGGTGCTCTACATGGTCAATCACGGCCTCAGCACCGGGGCGCTGTTCCTTGTCGTCGGCATGATCTATGAGCGTTACCACACGCGCGACCTCGACCAGATCGGCGGCCTCGCCCGGCAGATGCCGGTGATGGCGTTCTTCTTCGTGCTCTTCGTTCTATCCAGCATCGGCCTCCCGGGCCTCAACGGCTTCGTCAGTGAATTCACCGTCCTGTTCGCGGCGTTCAACTCGGATGTGCTCGGCCGCTGGTACGGCGTGCTGGGCGCGACCGGCATACTGCTTGGCGCGATCTACATGCTGTACGCGACGGGCAAGGTGCTGTTCGGCCCGGTTGTCGAGCCGGCCGGCACGCCCGATCTGTCCGCGGGTTTGAAGAGGGATCTGACTGGTCGCGAGATCGCCATCCTGTCGCCGATTGCCGCGCTCGTGATTGTGCTCGGCGTGGCGCCGCGCGTCGTTACGGACACGCTCGACCCGGCGCTACAGGTGCAGATCCTGGACCGGGTGCAAGAGGCCAAGATCGCCAGCGCGCCGGAGTCGGCCGCACCGTCGGTTGCGGAGCTGGTGTTCGTCGGGCCTGAGCCGGAAGGAGGGCGGCCATGATCGCCGGACCGCCCATTCCGCTCGCAGCGCTCGGGCCGGAAATCCTGCTGCTCGTCGGCGGCTGCATCGTGTTACTGCTCGGGCAGTCCACGCGCGACGCGCGCCGGCGCCTGGCGCCCTGGTGCACGCTGTCGGTTTTGGTGCTCGGGCTGGTGCTGGTGCTGGGGCTGCCGCGCTGGACGGCCGACGCGGTGGGCAACGGTCTCGCCTACGGCTCGCTGGCCATGTTTGTGCGGCTGAGCGCCCTCGAACTGGGCATCCTGCTGACGCTGGTGAACTGGACCGGAGCGCGCGAAGCCGAGCGGGGTGAATTCCTCGCGCTGATGCTTTTCTCGCTCACCGGCCTGCTGCTCGTGGGGCCGGCCGACAACCTGCTCATGCTCTTCTTGGCGCTGGAGTTGGTCAGCGTGCCGACCTACATCATGGTTGTGCTCAGCCGCACCCGCGCAGGTGCCCTGGAGGCCGGCACGAAGTACTTCTACCTGGGGGCGGTCTCCGCCGCACTCATGGCCTACGGCTTCAGCTTCCTGTACGGCGTCTCGGGCACGGCGTCACTCAGCGGGACGCTGAACGCGGTCGCCGACGCGCTACGGCAGCCCGGTACGCTCGCTGGTGGATTGGCCACGGTGGGCGTCGTCCTCGCGCTGGGTGGGCTGCTTTTCAAGATCGCCGCCGTCCCGATGCACTTCTACATCGCCGACGTGTACCAGGGGGCGGCCAGTCCGGTCGCCGGACTGCTCGGGTTTGTGCCGAAGCTGGCGGGTCTGGTGGCGATCATCAAGATTCTGGCGCTGACCGGCGAATGGAGCACAAGCGGTACGCCAGTGTTCTGGCTGCTGTGGATCGTGGCGGCGGTGAGCATGACGGTGGGCAACGTGCTGGCGCTGCGGCAGACGAACATCAAGCGGTTGCTCGGCTACTCGGGCATCGCACACGCGGGGTACATGCTGGTGGGTGTGCTCGCTGGACCGCTGGCGGGCGACACGGGCTACGGCACCATGGGCGACGGGACCGCGGCGGCGCTGTACTACGTCGTCG
The window above is part of the Phycisphaerae bacterium genome. Proteins encoded here:
- a CDS encoding NADH-quinone oxidoreductase subunit J, with protein sequence MPSLLILSLVLGAIGLFLVMPGGRTGRARVGLVTLAAAGGALAAGAVGLCAGQDGRGLFAGCALVALFAAVRVITHKRPVYSALYFVLLVVAVAALLLLMDAEFLAAALIIIYAGAILVTYIFVIMLAQQSRPAPYDAKAREPFWGCLAGFALLALLAVRLFSGTAAMPATVLAGTVEGVGTRLLTEYVIGIQLAGLLLLAALVGAIAIARRRPANETLPEGDE
- a CDS encoding NADH-quinone oxidoreductase subunit N, coding for MIAGPPIPLAALGPEILLLVGGCIVLLLGQSTRDARRRLAPWCTLSVLVLGLVLVLGLPRWTADAVGNGLAYGSLAMFVRLSALELGILLTLVNWTGAREAERGEFLALMLFSLTGLLLVGPADNLLMLFLALELVSVPTYIMVVLSRTRAGALEAGTKYFYLGAVSAALMAYGFSFLYGVSGTASLSGTLNAVADALRQPGTLAGGLATVGVVLALGGLLFKIAAVPMHFYIADVYQGAASPVAGLLGFVPKLAGLVAIIKILALTGEWSTSGTPVFWLLWIVAAVSMTVGNVLALRQTNIKRLLGYSGIAHAGYMLVGVLAGPLAGDTGYGTMGDGTAAALYYVVVYGVANLGAFAVLAVLRVRGAACETLRDVAGVVRRHPGLALLLVLALFTLMGLPPTPGFWGKLSLFGSALAAARATGIPGHDAWLIALVVIAVLNSALAAAYYLRVIAAVLLYENEQPAHAVSGEAQHIGALLCGFLLLIFALYPSGLLSAGLNATRELTHAVAASPATSADAWDATLAAPLMDASTALAERQKK
- the nuoL gene encoding NADH-quinone oxidoreductase subunit L; its protein translation is MPAKLYATLPFWPLLGAILAGLLVALRQRPERAHWPVVLGVAVSAVLGVTLFLDLGQHTQPSLSGGEPGVRAAAAAPAFVVAEPTRDAVPRPGFAYTLYHWISLGDRESLQSGHWISVNFYGDGLTGIMLLFVTVVSLIIVIYSIGYMRDHHGHPERGYERFFAFLGLFVFSMITLVMAGNFVLLYLGWELVGLCSYLLIGFYYGKPSAAAAAKKAFIVNRIGDFGFALGIFALYWFLKGHVQSGENPLDYAVVFKYARHLAEHQVAGMSQATLVSLLLMCGAVGKSAQFPLYVWLPDAMEGPTPVSALIHAATMVTAGIYMVARCTPIFAQSAVALDVVLTLGVIGAVLTATMALAQHDMKRILAYSTISQLAFMFVALGCRVPDSAVFHVFTHAWFKALLFLGAGSVMHAMGGVIDVRRFSGLRHVLPRTYGTMLVGCLALAGFPLLAGFWSKDEIVHAAFERHTVVGVIMLLTAGLTAYYTFRMFFLCFHGKLRLPDEAGAHVHESPGVMTVPLMLLAVGAVCAGYLGVMLAPGSGEAFLGVFQPHGFFHAYLGHSTIGHPEHGHGGMWLMYLSAVVALAGIGLAWLRFGSAPQTEPDQQLLGRVWNLWNAKYYVDEIYDAVFVRPLRNLGRLFFGTDNYGVDGIVWFVAAVPRGLAFGLHFIQRGMLQTYAVGMALGVVVLLLIWTWVS
- the nuoK gene encoding NADH-quinone oxidoreductase subunit NuoK; protein product: MMLVPYLLLGAVLFSLGLIGFVTRRNLIIMFLCTEMMFQGIIVNLVALGRYPLHGQPTLDGQVFALFLIAVAAAEAALGLALVVLLYRYRGTLDAGAWSALKDE
- a CDS encoding NADH-quinone oxidoreductase subunit M — its product is MAALGLNLLIFLPLLAAVAVWALPERRAGVAPKLSLAVGFVTLLIAAGLFVEMPAALRGADGGRALIGETKAEWIAVGTRSDAGGDLLSGVLLRYHIGLDAISMPLVALTGLLVPLSIWCSFAAIRTRVREYYAWLLALTAGMFGVFAARDVLLFYVFFEFTLVPLYFLIGIWGGPQRRYAANKFFLFTFVGSVLTFAGIMYLALRAAQIAHSDVLDFDLMRLSSLALGQLSATEQSLLFIAFFCGFAIKVPLFPLHTWLPLAHTEAPTAGSVLLAGVLLKLGTYGFLRFSLPMVPQGALAWAQVMGGLAIAGIIYGALCCWVQRDVKKLVAYSSVSHLGFCMLGMFSLLPVGLSGSVLYMVNHGLSTGALFLVVGMIYERYHTRDLDQIGGLARQMPVMAFFFVLFVLSSIGLPGLNGFVSEFTVLFAAFNSDVLGRWYGVLGATGILLGAIYMLYATGKVLFGPVVEPAGTPDLSAGLKRDLTGREIAILSPIAALVIVLGVAPRVVTDTLDPALQVQILDRVQEAKIASAPESAAPSVAELVFVGPEPEGGRP
- a CDS encoding NADH-quinone oxidoreductase subunit I; amino-acid sequence: MRDEDIIVLQEPKLTPAERLYLPQILDGMCTTLRHMFMLRRRGAVVHQYPEDTRQDRGTLRIANYRGVHRLNKDPDGRVACVACFMCSTACPAQCIHIEAGESPWPDREKYPVKFEIDELRCIYCGMCEEACPVDAIELTPHYELVGRTRAEMIFDKEKLLQVYEETKASKPRKNPPITDYGLTGGQSRDVAQPNTHSKV